One segment of Pseudanabaena sp. FACHB-2040 DNA contains the following:
- a CDS encoding 2-succinylbenzoate--CoA ligase: MGSSLNPREVLQQRWGDDWLVGIDSQVFWQRVEVQIEQCREQASPVVLITERDPLKFLSTFWAAWAADCPIYLGSPDWGEREWQQVWAQGKPDTIWGDLPPNCLPPQTAPLLALERGRVGIPTGGSGGQIKFAVHSWETLVAAVEGFQQHFQVGQVHAYCVLPLYHVSGLMQALRAFISRGRLAIQPFKALSTGNRLTLPAQGSFISLVPTQLQRLLTQGAATWLSQFQAVLLGGAPAWSALLEQARLQAVPVALTYGMTETAAQVATLLPAEFLSGRNCAGRVLPHARIEIWDEAGAVLPPGEVGQICVYVRSLAHRYIQTHFGSQSVPTGVEGWRGFLPGDLGYLDEQGYLSVVGRNSTKIITGGEKVFPEEVERVIRETGLVSDVCVVGLTDPDWGQVVTAVYVPGEAGPEVGKLRQQIMPQLSKFKQPKHWIAVESLLLNAQGKVNRQAVLQLAKQRLKSVS; this comes from the coding sequence ATGGGAAGCAGTTTGAACCCTAGAGAGGTTTTACAGCAGCGGTGGGGCGATGACTGGCTGGTGGGGATAGACAGTCAGGTATTTTGGCAAAGGGTCGAGGTGCAGATAGAGCAGTGCCGAGAGCAGGCATCTCCAGTCGTGCTAATTACAGAACGCGATCCGCTCAAGTTTCTCTCTACTTTCTGGGCGGCCTGGGCGGCAGATTGCCCGATTTACCTAGGCAGCCCTGACTGGGGTGAGCGCGAGTGGCAGCAGGTGTGGGCGCAGGGCAAACCCGACACAATTTGGGGAGATCTGCCCCCCAACTGCCTGCCCCCACAGACAGCGCCTCTGCTGGCCTTGGAACGGGGCAGGGTTGGCATTCCCACTGGGGGATCTGGGGGACAGATTAAGTTTGCAGTGCATAGCTGGGAAACGCTTGTGGCGGCGGTTGAGGGCTTTCAGCAGCATTTTCAGGTGGGGCAGGTCCATGCCTACTGTGTGCTGCCGCTGTATCACGTTAGCGGGCTGATGCAGGCGCTGCGGGCGTTTATCTCTAGGGGCAGGCTGGCAATTCAGCCGTTTAAAGCATTGAGCACCGGCAATCGATTGACCCTTCCAGCCCAAGGCAGCTTTATCTCCCTGGTGCCAACTCAGCTGCAGCGGCTCTTAACCCAGGGAGCGGCAACCTGGCTGAGCCAATTTCAGGCGGTGCTATTGGGGGGAGCGCCCGCCTGGTCAGCTCTGCTGGAGCAGGCGCGGCTACAGGCAGTGCCAGTTGCGCTTACCTACGGCATGACCGAGACGGCAGCGCAGGTAGCAACTTTGCTGCCTGCAGAATTTCTCAGCGGGCGGAACTGTGCGGGGCGAGTGCTGCCCCATGCCCGGATTGAGATCTGGGATGAGGCAGGGGCCGTGCTGCCGCCAGGGGAGGTGGGGCAGATCTGTGTGTATGTGCGATCGCTAGCCCATCGCTATATCCAAACACACTTTGGTTCCCAGTCAGTCCCAACTGGTGTTGAGGGCTGGCGCGGCTTTCTTCCCGGCGATTTGGGCTACTTGGATGAACAGGGCTACCTGTCTGTCGTGGGCCGCAACAGTACGAAGATCATCACCGGGGGTGAAAAGGTGTTTCCTGAGGAAGTGGAGCGAGTGATTCGAGAGACGGGCTTAGTGAGTGACGTGTGCGTGGTGGGCCTAACAGACCCCGATTGGGGGCAGGTGGTAACGGCTGTGTATGTGCCGGGGGAGGCAGGCCCGGAAGTGGGGAAACTGCGGCAGCAAATTATGCCTCAGCTAAGCAAGTTTAAGCAGCCTAAGCACTGGATCGCGGTTGAGTCTCTGCTGCTTAATGCGCAGGGCAAGGTCAACCGTCAGGCAGTTTTACAGCTAGCCAAGCAGCGGTTGAAGAGTGTCTCGTAG
- a CDS encoding ATP-binding cassette domain-containing protein: protein MQIVKAKDFKFTYPGVEKSALDRVSFDIQKGEILGIIGPVGAGKTTLCMAIAGLAPRITGGETSGEMEVHRNGHQPSQTNQDEEADHPIGMVFEDYAGQLTQLKVLDEVKNPLINRGFSDQEAENRARDLLNQVGLNLDELQKKRVWELSGGQQQRLAIAATLALDPQILIFDKAIDRLDPRGQDKVRQIIEDLAGEKTLVVVEQDTHLLQEIADRILVIVDGSVVAEGKPEDILRDDDLVSHADATPPVSLRLARALGLPSSPLTFEEFEQAFDPKFGPEPRQQQLGNGASVTDPQLGQTLVQVEQLSFCYPDGTQALKDVNFALREGEVRAIVGNSSAGKTTLVLNIAGLLKPSNGKVSVCGIDTQCSSATDLAMKVGTVFQNPDEHITERSVRDEIRFPLRERQYKRKGLFGKHQRYDDQYIQQKISQACELVGISEKLLDQDPVLLPAGLRRLVTIAEALAVDPQVISLDEPSVGLSATSRRKLKETIARLRDMGKAILITENDVDFVAEVADTITVMDRGQIVLQGSVQEVFAEQNWPQLSDLYIHPPYAAQLAQRLETQATTVDELIAKLSQYQEA, encoded by the coding sequence ATGCAAATTGTCAAAGCCAAAGATTTTAAGTTCACCTACCCCGGAGTTGAAAAGAGTGCCTTGGATAGGGTGTCATTTGACATTCAAAAAGGAGAAATCCTAGGGATTATTGGACCCGTTGGAGCCGGAAAAACGACGTTGTGTATGGCGATTGCAGGGCTTGCACCTCGCATCACAGGGGGCGAAACCTCCGGCGAAATGGAGGTGCATCGGAATGGGCACCAGCCTTCCCAGACTAATCAGGACGAAGAGGCTGACCATCCCATTGGCATGGTGTTTGAAGACTATGCCGGACAACTGACGCAGTTAAAAGTACTCGATGAAGTTAAAAATCCCTTAATAAATCGGGGTTTCTCGGATCAGGAGGCAGAAAACCGGGCGCGAGATTTGCTAAATCAGGTGGGGTTAAACCTCGACGAGCTGCAGAAGAAGCGAGTGTGGGAGCTTTCGGGGGGACAGCAACAGCGGCTTGCGATCGCAGCGACCCTTGCCCTCGACCCCCAAATTCTGATTTTCGACAAAGCAATCGATCGTCTCGACCCACGGGGACAAGACAAAGTCCGTCAAATTATTGAAGACTTGGCCGGAGAAAAAACGCTGGTGGTGGTCGAGCAAGACACCCATCTGCTGCAAGAGATTGCTGATCGCATTCTGGTCATTGTTGATGGAAGTGTTGTTGCCGAAGGGAAGCCAGAGGATATTCTGCGCGATGACGACCTGGTATCCCATGCAGATGCGACGCCTCCTGTGAGCTTGCGGCTGGCTCGCGCGTTAGGATTACCCAGTTCTCCCTTAACCTTCGAGGAGTTTGAGCAGGCTTTTGATCCTAAGTTCGGCCCAGAGCCTAGACAGCAGCAGTTAGGCAACGGGGCCTCAGTAACTGATCCTCAGCTTGGTCAAACCCTAGTGCAAGTTGAACAGCTCAGCTTCTGTTACCCAGACGGCACTCAAGCTCTGAAAGACGTGAACTTCGCCCTGCGGGAAGGAGAAGTCCGTGCCATTGTAGGCAACAGCAGCGCCGGTAAGACCACCCTAGTGCTAAATATTGCAGGCCTGTTAAAACCCAGCAACGGAAAGGTTTCTGTTTGCGGCATTGATACCCAGTGCAGCAGTGCAACCGATTTAGCCATGAAAGTCGGCACCGTGTTTCAAAACCCAGACGAACACATTACCGAACGTAGCGTCAGGGATGAAATTAGGTTTCCGCTGCGGGAGCGTCAATACAAACGCAAAGGGTTATTTGGTAAGCATCAGCGATACGACGACCAGTATATTCAACAAAAGATTTCCCAAGCTTGCGAGCTGGTCGGCATTTCAGAAAAGCTGCTTGATCAAGACCCGGTGCTACTCCCTGCAGGGTTGCGCCGACTGGTTACGATTGCAGAGGCCTTAGCCGTTGACCCTCAGGTCATTTCGCTAGATGAGCCCTCGGTTGGGCTGAGTGCAACTTCCCGCCGCAAGCTCAAGGAAACTATTGCCCGGCTCCGTGACATGGGTAAAGCCATTCTAATCACCGAAAACGATGTCGATTTTGTTGCTGAAGTTGCAGACACCATCACCGTAATGGATCGGGGACAGATCGTGCTGCAAGGGTCGGTGCAAGAGGTGTTTGCCGAGCAAAATTGGCCTCAACTTTCCGATCTATATATTCATCCCCCCTATGCGGCTCAGCTCGCTCAGCGGTTAGAGACTCAGGCCACAACGGTCGATGAGTTGATTGCAAAACTATCTCAATACCAGGAGGCCTAG
- a CDS encoding sensor histidine kinase — MDFSQALLEKSDYIVESWVSAVRQDEQISVTQELTYTAIRNSLPDVLSALGTVLSKSTDNDLHSLVEASLKHGQIRAEQGFEPAEIAREYRLLRSIIFSELEPDLLRGSPADMLRAVRLIDTVIDEAIARCFHSYTDGRMEELKQLQGQLNLTNQELTRLVRASKENLSHLAHELKTPLTSIIGYTDLFLRQQRKQSDLRDTFPNLESIERVLQSGRLLLRLINDALEISRYDAGKMSLQLMPTHVPEVLNGVMTMVEPLARSKDLALILRCDRAPASVTTDPLRLQQVITNLLSNAIRYTETGSISLECYALSEEQWAITITDSGVGISQEDQSHIFEPYFRAPASELAPSQDGTGLGLSIVSRLTKLLQGEIKLESSPGVGSAFTVVLPTVPQPAAVQVAQ, encoded by the coding sequence ATGGATTTTAGTCAAGCCCTTCTGGAAAAAAGCGACTACATCGTAGAGTCCTGGGTTTCTGCAGTCAGACAGGATGAGCAGATTTCGGTTACGCAAGAGCTGACCTACACCGCCATTCGCAATAGCCTTCCTGACGTGTTGTCGGCTTTGGGCACCGTTCTTTCCAAGTCTACAGACAACGACCTTCACAGCCTCGTAGAGGCCAGTCTAAAGCACGGCCAGATTCGTGCTGAGCAAGGCTTTGAACCTGCCGAGATCGCCCGCGAGTATCGCCTGCTGCGCTCCATCATCTTTTCTGAGCTAGAGCCTGACCTATTGCGCGGCAGCCCCGCCGACATGCTGCGGGCTGTGCGGCTGATCGATACCGTGATTGATGAGGCTATTGCCCGCTGCTTCCACAGCTACACCGATGGCCGTATGGAAGAACTCAAGCAGCTGCAAGGCCAGTTAAATCTGACCAACCAGGAGTTGACTCGGCTAGTGCGGGCCAGCAAAGAAAACCTATCGCACCTAGCCCATGAGCTAAAAACCCCGCTCACCTCAATCATTGGCTATACCGATCTCTTTCTGCGGCAGCAGCGCAAACAGTCAGACCTCCGCGACACGTTTCCCAACTTGGAAAGCATTGAACGGGTGCTGCAGAGTGGCAGGCTGCTGCTGCGGCTGATCAACGATGCTCTAGAAATCTCCCGCTACGATGCTGGGAAAATGTCTCTACAGCTGATGCCAACCCATGTCCCGGAAGTTCTCAATGGGGTCATGACAATGGTCGAACCTCTGGCTCGATCAAAGGATTTAGCCCTGATTTTGAGATGCGATCGCGCCCCCGCTTCGGTCACCACCGATCCACTGCGGCTGCAGCAGGTCATCACCAATCTGCTCAGCAATGCCATTCGCTACACCGAAACCGGCTCGATCAGCCTAGAATGCTACGCCCTCTCAGAAGAGCAATGGGCCATCACTATTACTGACAGCGGTGTAGGCATTAGCCAAGAAGACCAGTCCCACATCTTCGAGCCCTACTTTCGGGCCCCCGCCTCAGAACTGGCCCCATCCCAAGATGGCACCGGACTAGGCCTCTCCATTGTTTCTCGCTTGACCAAGCTGTTGCAGGGCGAAATCAAGCTGGAGTCTTCACCGGGGGTTGGCTCTGCATTTACTGTCGTTTTGCCCACGGTGCCACAGCCAGCGGCGGTGCAGGTGGCCCAATAG
- a CDS encoding glycosyltransferase family 9 protein, whose amino-acid sequence MQRILFIELLGGLGDTLIALPAMQALAASHPQAQLSVLTFEPGGELLRHHALIHKVIQTPKGTARQAVEQQLAQATYDLIVTDVTYEGIANLVQQSGAARVVTNLWRNPPSDQLVCDRFLQILLFENLIDESAARRYRHPQIHLTHTEHTQTQNRLGATYRPLICLYPDAGMSIKHWSTDHFVTLGKALQERYSASLIVPEGNNPDQVKAITSALPSARPWPRGSLRELAALFAQADCVIAGDTGPARIAAALGTPTITLFGPSWQGRYGQPAPHINLQGYPNCPERNLANFTEQSCWYSGKCPFEWATCVDLITPAQVLTAVDQALSNQNSSPTEITPTAHTHTPPSTHPPIHSSTLPPWPAPQNILIMRLDNIGDVLMTSPALQVIKEHQPDAKITLMASPGGSLAAPLLPWIDDVLTWRVLWQDLGKLDFDPQREWELVQILKDRKFDAAIIFTSFKQSPHPAAFLCQLAGIPLRLGESKETSPTLTHPIPAAPDDLHQVDRNLRLIEFVGYPVNNRHLSLSLPSSPPPQSPQSTPYLLLNPWASCQSRTYPAERFAIAAHQLSQITGWPVVVTGVEKDCDRAAPLLDILGERAINLIGKTTLPELAALIDQAQLMLSNNTSTMHIADAVQTPSVILFAGTELECQWQPRQTQAILLRRPTTCSPCYQFTCPYQLECLDIEPEAVVTAALELLHIPAPAPFSLKS is encoded by the coding sequence ATGCAGCGGATTCTGTTTATTGAACTTTTGGGCGGCCTAGGCGATACGCTGATTGCCCTACCGGCAATGCAAGCCCTAGCGGCTTCCCATCCCCAAGCCCAGCTCAGCGTCCTCACCTTCGAGCCGGGAGGTGAACTGCTGCGCCACCATGCCCTCATTCACAAAGTCATCCAAACGCCTAAAGGAACCGCACGACAGGCAGTCGAGCAGCAGCTTGCCCAAGCCACCTACGACCTGATCGTGACGGACGTGACCTACGAAGGCATTGCCAACCTAGTGCAGCAGAGCGGTGCAGCCCGAGTAGTGACAAACCTGTGGCGCAACCCGCCCAGTGATCAGCTAGTTTGCGATCGCTTCCTGCAAATCCTGCTGTTCGAAAACCTCATCGACGAAAGCGCCGCCCGCCGCTACCGCCATCCCCAAATTCACCTCACCCACACCGAGCACACCCAGACCCAAAACCGGCTAGGAGCCACCTATCGCCCGCTTATCTGCCTCTATCCCGACGCTGGGATGTCCATCAAGCACTGGTCAACTGACCATTTTGTAACCCTGGGCAAAGCACTGCAAGAACGCTACAGCGCCAGCCTAATCGTGCCAGAAGGCAATAACCCCGATCAGGTCAAAGCCATCACCAGCGCCCTACCCAGTGCCCGCCCCTGGCCCCGAGGTTCCCTGCGCGAACTCGCTGCCCTCTTTGCCCAGGCCGACTGCGTCATCGCCGGAGACACGGGTCCCGCCCGCATCGCCGCCGCCCTCGGCACCCCCACCATCACCCTGTTTGGCCCCTCCTGGCAAGGCCGGTACGGCCAACCCGCCCCCCACATCAACCTGCAAGGCTACCCCAACTGCCCCGAACGCAACCTCGCCAACTTCACCGAACAATCCTGCTGGTACAGCGGCAAGTGCCCCTTCGAATGGGCCACCTGCGTGGATCTGATCACCCCCGCTCAAGTATTAACAGCAGTCGATCAGGCACTGTCCAATCAAAATAGCTCCCCCACCGAAATCACCCCAACAGCGCACACCCACACGCCCCCATCCACCCATCCACCCATCCACTCATCCACCCTCCCTCCCTGGCCCGCCCCCCAAAATATCCTCATCATGCGGCTCGACAACATCGGGGACGTGCTCATGACCAGCCCCGCCCTACAGGTCATCAAGGAGCACCAGCCCGATGCCAAGATCACCCTCATGGCCAGCCCCGGCGGCTCTCTAGCAGCCCCCCTTCTGCCCTGGATAGACGACGTGTTGACCTGGCGAGTCCTCTGGCAAGACCTGGGGAAGCTCGACTTCGACCCCCAGCGAGAATGGGAACTGGTGCAAATCCTCAAAGACCGAAAGTTCGATGCCGCCATCATCTTCACCAGCTTCAAGCAAAGCCCTCATCCCGCCGCCTTTCTATGCCAGCTCGCAGGTATCCCCCTCCGCCTAGGCGAATCTAAAGAAACCAGCCCTACCCTCACCCACCCCATCCCTGCTGCCCCCGACGACCTCCATCAAGTCGATCGCAACCTCCGCCTCATCGAATTCGTCGGCTACCCCGTCAACAACCGCCACCTCTCCCTCTCCCTCCCGTCTTCCCCACCCCCCCAATCTCCCCAATCCACCCCCTACCTCCTCCTCAACCCTTGGGCCAGCTGCCAATCGCGCACCTACCCCGCCGAACGATTTGCGATCGCAGCCCACCAACTCTCCCAAATCACCGGCTGGCCTGTCGTCGTAACGGGCGTGGAGAAGGATTGCGATCGCGCCGCCCCCCTGCTCGACATCCTGGGAGAGCGGGCCATCAACCTAATTGGCAAGACCACCCTGCCAGAGCTAGCAGCCCTGATCGATCAGGCCCAGCTCATGCTCTCCAACAACACCTCGACTATGCACATTGCCGATGCGGTGCAAACTCCGAGCGTCATTCTCTTTGCGGGGACAGAGCTGGAGTGCCAGTGGCAGCCGCGCCAGACCCAAGCCATTTTGCTGCGCCGCCCAACCACCTGTAGCCCCTGCTATCAGTTCACCTGTCCCTACCAGCTAGAGTGTTTGGATATCGAACCAGAAGCAGTTGTCACCGCTGCTTTAGAACTGCTGCACATTCCGGCTCCCGCACCTTTTTCCCTCAAGAGTTAG
- a CDS encoding glycosyltransferase family 9 protein, whose amino-acid sequence MKTADWTTANRILCIRLDSLGDVLMTTPALGAIKETNPQAHLTLMTSEAGSAIAPLLPIIDETLVYDAPWLKATAPRTNSQPEYAQFEALRQQFDAAIIFTVYSQNPLPSAFMTYMADIPLRLAHCRENPYQLLTHTVKEPEPEQFIRHEVQRQLDLVASVGFHTATPRMSLDIPLKAQKRVALLLSELGLSSSSPWVVVHAGASAPSRRYSPEQFAQVADALQTKGIPIVFTGTKTERPLIDQIRSQMGTSSLSLVGMLDLAGLAALLQTAPLLLSNNTGPVHLAAAVGTPVVDLYALTNLQHTPWGVPNRVLYHEVPCRLCYKSICPEGHHDCLRRVEPEQVVAAVVELLAETHRPSDSFPSMEMQLDSPSGNSPLGMASLGFR is encoded by the coding sequence ATGAAGACTGCTGACTGGACCACAGCCAACCGCATTCTCTGCATTCGCCTAGACAGCCTGGGAGATGTGCTGATGACGACTCCGGCTCTCGGCGCAATTAAGGAGACGAACCCTCAAGCTCATCTGACGCTGATGACCTCAGAGGCGGGAAGTGCGATCGCACCCCTCCTCCCCATCATTGACGAAACTCTGGTCTACGATGCCCCCTGGCTTAAGGCCACTGCTCCCCGCACCAATAGCCAGCCCGAATATGCCCAGTTCGAGGCCCTGCGCCAGCAGTTTGATGCCGCCATCATCTTTACGGTCTACAGCCAAAACCCGTTGCCCTCGGCTTTTATGACCTACATGGCAGATATTCCTCTGCGGCTGGCCCATTGCCGCGAAAACCCCTACCAGCTTCTGACCCATACGGTCAAAGAACCGGAGCCAGAGCAGTTTATCCGTCATGAAGTGCAGCGCCAGCTCGACCTGGTCGCCAGCGTCGGCTTTCACACAGCCACTCCCCGCATGAGCCTCGATATTCCCCTCAAGGCCCAAAAGCGGGTCGCCCTGCTGCTGTCGGAACTGGGTCTGAGCAGTTCAAGCCCTTGGGTAGTCGTTCATGCTGGTGCATCGGCCCCCTCTCGCCGCTACTCGCCCGAGCAGTTTGCTCAGGTGGCTGATGCCCTTCAGACCAAAGGCATCCCAATCGTCTTCACCGGCACCAAAACCGAGCGTCCCCTGATTGACCAGATTCGGTCTCAAATGGGGACATCTTCTCTGTCTCTTGTGGGGATGCTGGATTTAGCGGGCTTAGCGGCCCTGCTCCAGACGGCACCGCTACTTCTGTCCAATAACACTGGCCCAGTTCACCTAGCAGCGGCGGTGGGAACCCCCGTCGTTGATCTGTACGCCCTAACCAATCTCCAGCATACTCCCTGGGGCGTGCCCAACCGGGTGCTCTACCACGAGGTGCCCTGCCGCCTTTGCTATAAGAGCATTTGCCCTGAGGGGCATCATGACTGTCTGCGGCGAGTGGAGCCAGAACAGGTAGTTGCGGCGGTTGTGGAGCTATTGGCCGAAACCCATCGCCCCTCCGATTCCTTTCCCTCCATGGAGATGCAATTAGATAGTCCTTCGGGCAATAGCCCTTTGGGCATGGCTTCGTTAGGGTTTCGCTAG
- a CDS encoding cupin domain-containing protein has protein sequence MPPAKANLFSLPNPLSNIEVFEPLFDKGNCLIERIISSGQITPAGEWYDQKRDEWVILLQGQARLAYEDGSETALESGDYVLIPAHCKHRVVYTSAEPPCIWLAVHLD, from the coding sequence ATGCCGCCCGCTAAAGCCAATCTGTTCTCACTGCCCAACCCCTTGTCCAACATCGAGGTATTTGAACCGCTCTTTGATAAGGGTAATTGCCTAATAGAGCGCATCATTTCGAGTGGGCAAATCACCCCTGCCGGTGAATGGTACGACCAGAAACGCGACGAATGGGTGATCTTACTGCAGGGTCAGGCGAGGCTGGCCTACGAAGACGGCAGCGAAACCGCTCTAGAGTCAGGAGACTACGTTCTGATTCCGGCTCACTGTAAACACAGAGTTGTCTACACCAGTGCAGAACCCCCCTGTATCTGGCTAGCGGTTCATTTGGACTAG
- a CDS encoding energy-coupling factor transporter transmembrane component T, whose amino-acid sequence MTARVPVLYRDYDTVVHDRDPRVKILLLLLLFFYLFVAPTWQWMLVPVVLGFLTAVLARTPWKWLAVLWAIHLPTFIVLMIIPAGGAILAGDYGKVIEVATTELRLILAWTAAIVVSISLLSTMDPNDLTRGLRGLRLPGIVAFAVGLSYRLLYTTLAEAMQISKAMQLKGVELDTKNIFKLVWNSMRLSLPILFAVLRRAPTLMATLETRGFGRKSSGLGKLNLLDWIMLLIGVAVLGLALADRVGGLPDSWLPWFSGSSDGSS is encoded by the coding sequence ATGACAGCTCGTGTACCTGTCCTTTATCGAGATTACGATACGGTCGTTCATGACCGAGATCCGCGCGTAAAAATCCTGTTGCTGCTTCTACTATTTTTTTATCTATTTGTGGCTCCAACCTGGCAATGGATGCTGGTGCCCGTCGTCCTAGGATTTCTTACTGCTGTACTGGCACGCACTCCCTGGAAATGGCTGGCTGTATTGTGGGCAATTCACCTACCGACCTTCATCGTGCTGATGATCATCCCGGCGGGAGGCGCAATCCTAGCAGGAGATTACGGCAAAGTGATAGAGGTTGCAACAACTGAACTGCGCCTGATTCTGGCTTGGACAGCTGCCATTGTCGTCAGCATCAGCTTGCTCTCTACGATGGACCCCAATGACCTGACGCGAGGGCTGCGAGGGCTGCGCTTACCTGGAATTGTTGCCTTTGCAGTAGGGCTGTCTTACCGCCTGCTTTACACCACCCTGGCTGAAGCTATGCAAATCAGCAAAGCAATGCAGCTCAAGGGTGTTGAGTTGGACACGAAGAACATTTTCAAGCTGGTTTGGAACTCTATGAGGCTGTCGTTACCCATTTTATTTGCGGTGCTGCGACGGGCACCTACCTTAATGGCCACTCTGGAAACCCGAGGTTTTGGCCGCAAATCGTCGGGGCTGGGGAAGCTGAATCTCTTGGACTGGATTATGCTGCTCATCGGGGTAGCAGTCCTAGGTCTAGCTTTGGCAGATCGGGTAGGTGGGTTGCCAGATTCCTGGCTACCTTGGTTCTCTGGCTCCTCTGATGGTTCTAGCTAA
- a CDS encoding metallophosphoesterase, with product MAPSSRPSRCFAIGDIHGCDVALKVLLEAIDLQPQDTLITLGDYINKGPNAKSVLDTLINLHAQGQLIPLRGNHEIFFRTAGKYGRTRLNGKDLIDRKTLVSYSPTRKPAGLSDIPEAHWSFIQKKCLDWWETERHIFVHATLAPDRPLSEQPDKSLFWDKFTDPQPHMSGKTWICGHTPQKNGKPRNLGYAVCLDTWVYGKGWLTGLDVDSGQVWQANQRGKLQSAHIEDFKEDS from the coding sequence ATGGCCCCTTCCAGCCGCCCCAGTCGATGCTTTGCCATCGGAGATATCCACGGCTGCGATGTGGCGCTAAAAGTTCTGCTGGAGGCAATTGACCTCCAGCCCCAAGACACTCTAATTACGCTGGGCGACTACATCAACAAAGGCCCAAACGCTAAATCGGTTTTAGACACCCTGATTAATCTACACGCCCAGGGGCAGCTCATCCCGCTGCGGGGCAACCACGAAATCTTTTTTCGCACTGCAGGCAAATACGGTAGAACCCGGCTCAACGGCAAAGACCTGATTGACCGCAAAACCCTGGTGTCTTACAGCCCTACCCGCAAACCGGCTGGCCTGAGCGACATCCCAGAGGCCCACTGGAGCTTTATCCAAAAGAAATGTCTGGACTGGTGGGAAACCGAGCGGCACATCTTCGTCCACGCTACGCTGGCTCCCGATAGGCCACTGTCGGAGCAGCCTGACAAGTCACTATTTTGGGATAAATTTACTGATCCGCAGCCCCATATGTCGGGTAAAACCTGGATCTGCGGCCACACCCCTCAAAAGAACGGTAAGCCCCGCAACCTAGGCTATGCCGTCTGCCTGGATACCTGGGTGTATGGCAAGGGCTGGCTGACTGGCCTAGATGTAGACAGCGGCCAAGTGTGGCAGGCTAATCAGCGAGGCAAGCTCCAGAGCGCCCATATCGAGGACTTTAAAGAGGATTCTTGA
- a CDS encoding glycosyltransferase family A protein has product MSTLNVLIPTYNRPTVLAITLTGLCAQTFQDCSVIVFDQTEGQAVVNVSEVQAVARGLRSHQHPVQILQHLPRQGVAEHRQFLLEQATAPVLAQQRVTARYGDCGILPSGAYHQEMVTTICDRTHDAHHLFPVEV; this is encoded by the coding sequence ATGTCCACCCTCAACGTCCTTATTCCTACCTACAATCGGCCTACGGTGCTAGCGATCACGCTGACTGGCCTGTGCGCCCAAACGTTTCAAGATTGCAGCGTAATTGTTTTTGACCAGACCGAAGGTCAGGCTGTAGTCAATGTCAGTGAAGTTCAGGCGGTGGCGAGAGGGTTGCGATCGCACCAGCACCCCGTCCAAATTCTCCAGCACCTGCCGCGCCAAGGCGTGGCCGAGCACCGTCAGTTCCTCTTGGAGCAGGCTACTGCGCCCGTGCTGGCCCAGCAGCGGGTGACGGCCCGCTACGGAGACTGCGGCATTCTGCCTTCAGGGGCCTACCACCAAGAGATGGTGACGACAATTTGCGATCGCACCCATGACGCCCACCACCTTTTCCCGGTTGAGGTGTAG
- a CDS encoding peptidase E, producing the protein MSEIKRQIVAIGGGGFSKEPDNPLIEQYILNLAAKDKPRVCLVPTAGGDRDSYIVQFYAAFMQFSCTPCHLSLFSPPTVDLRSFVLEQDILYVGGGNTRNLLALWKAWELDQIIKEAWEKGTILCGVSAGSLCWFEEGVSDYLPGQLNPLKCLGFIKGSHSPHYNHPQRRPIYHQLIANSLLSNGYAADDGVALHFVNEQIEKVVSSHLEAKAYRVEKCGDSVTETVLTPTYLGGALE; encoded by the coding sequence ATGTCTGAAATCAAACGCCAGATTGTTGCAATAGGTGGCGGCGGTTTTTCAAAGGAGCCTGACAACCCATTAATCGAACAGTACATCCTAAACCTAGCTGCTAAAGACAAACCACGAGTTTGCTTGGTGCCAACAGCGGGTGGCGATCGCGATTCTTATATTGTTCAGTTCTACGCTGCCTTTATGCAGTTTTCCTGCACTCCCTGCCACCTTTCTTTATTTAGCCCTCCCACCGTTGATCTACGGTCTTTTGTGTTGGAGCAAGACATCCTTTATGTGGGTGGCGGCAACACAAGAAATTTATTGGCTCTGTGGAAAGCTTGGGAACTTGATCAAATTATCAAAGAAGCTTGGGAGAAAGGCACAATTCTTTGTGGGGTAAGTGCGGGGTCACTCTGTTGGTTTGAAGAAGGCGTCAGTGACTACCTGCCAGGGCAATTAAATCCGTTGAAGTGTTTAGGATTCATCAAGGGCAGCCATTCTCCCCACTATAACCATCCTCAAAGAAGACCTATTTATCATCAGCTTATAGCAAATAGTCTCTTAAGCAATGGGTACGCAGCAGATGATGGGGTTGCGCTACATTTCGTGAACGAGCAGATAGAGAAAGTTGTGAGTTCTCACCTTGAGGCTAAAGCCTACCGCGTGGAGAAATGCGGAGATTCGGTGACAGAAACCGTTTTGACGCCTACTTATTTAGGCGGTGCGCTGGAATGA